One Molothrus aeneus isolate 106 chromosome 6, BPBGC_Maene_1.0, whole genome shotgun sequence genomic window carries:
- the CAPRIN1 gene encoding caprin-1 isoform X2, which translates to MPSATNSTMASSTTGSTTGKAGPGSEAAPAAAAPQAAAGVNITTVQTEAMKQILGVIDKKLRNLEKKKSKLDDYQERMNKGERLNQDQLDAVSKYQEVTNNLEFAKELQRSFMALSQDIQKTIKKTARREQLMREEAEQKRLKTVLELQFILEKLGDDEVRSDLKQGSNGVPVLTEEELTMLDEFYKLVYPERDMNVRLNEQYEQASVHLWDLLEGKEKPVCGTTYKALKEIVERILQTSYFDSTHNHQNGLCEEEEAAPAPAVEDAAAEAEPDPAEEFTEPTEVESTEVVNSLQQQTQATSPPVPEPHALTAVAQADPLVRRQRVQDLMAQMQGPYNFMQDSMLEFENQTLDPAIVSAQPMNPAQSLDMPQMVCPPVHAESRLAQPTQVPVQPEATQVPLVSSTSEGYTASQPMYQPSHTAEQRPQKESIDQIQASMSLNADQTPSSSSLPTASQPQVFQAGSSKPLHSSGINVNAAPFQSMQTVFNMNAPVPPVNEPETLKQQNQYQASYNQSFSNQPHQVEQSDLQQEQLQTVVGTYHGSPDQSHQVAGNHQQPPQQSTGFPRNSQPYYNSRGVSRGGSRGARGLMNGYRGPANGFRGGYDGYRPSFSNTPNSGYTQPQFNAPRDYSNYQRDGYQQNFKRGSGQSGPRGAPRGRGGPPRPNRGMPQMNAQQVN; encoded by the exons agCAAACTTGATGATTACCAGGAACGAATGAACAAGGGAGAACGTCTGAATCAAGATCAACTG gatgcagTGTCAAAGTACCAGGAAGTGACAAATAATCTGGAATTTGCTAAGGAACTGCAGAGGAGTTTTATGGCTCTGAGCCAAGAT ATCCAGAAAACAATAAAGAAGACAGCTCGCAGGGAGCAGCTGATGCGAGAGGAGGCCGAGCAGAAGCGTTTAAAGacggtgctggagctgcagttcATTCTGGAGAAGCTGGGGGACGATGAAGTGCGCAGCGACCTCAAACAGGGATCCAACGGGGTGCCAGTGCTGACAGAGGAGGAGCTGACAATGCTGGATGAGTTCTATAAGCTGGTTTACCCTGAACGAGACATGAACGTGAG gttGAATGAGCAGTATGAGCAAGCATCTGTTCACCTGTGGGACTTactggaagggaaggaaaaaccaGTTTGTGGAACAACCT ATAAAGCACTGAAGGAGATTGTTGAACGCATCCTTCAGACCAGTTACTTTGACAGCACCCACAACCACCAGAATGGGCtgtgtgaggaagaggaggcagcaCCTGCACCTGCAGTAGAAGAcgctgcagcagaggctg aacCTGATCCAGCAGAAGAATTTACTGAGCCAACTGAAGTTGAATCAACTGAG GTTGTAAATTCCCTGCAGCAACAGACACAGGCGACGTCTCCTCCCGTCCCGGAACCTCACGCACTCACTGCTGTGGCTCAGGCAGACCCCCTGGTCAGGAGACAGCGAGTACAGGACCTCATGGCACAGATGCAGGGCCCCTACAACTTCATGCAG gacTCGATGCTGGAATTTGAGAACCAAACGCTTGATCCTGCCATTGTATCTGCACAGCCCATGAACCCAGCCCAGAGTTTGGACATGCCCCAAATGGTTTGCCCTCCAG TTCATGCTGAGTCAAGACTTGCCCAGCCTACCCAAGTTCCTGTGCAACCAGAAGCTACACAG GTTCCCTTGGTTTCTTCTACAAGTGAGGGATATACAGCTTCCCAACCCATGTATCAGCCTTCTCACACAGCAGAGCAACGGCCACAGAAAGAATCAATTGACCAGATTCAG GCTTCCATGTCCCTGAATGCAGACCAGACCCCATCCTCATCATCACTTCCCACTGCATCCCAGCCACAGGTGTTCCAGGCTGGATCCAGCAAGCCTTTGCATAGCAGCGGAATCAACGTCAATGCAGCTCCATTCCAATCCATGCAAACA GTATTCAACATGAATGCACCTGTTCCTCCTGTGAATGAGCCAGAAACCCTTAAGCAGCAAAACCAATACCAGGCCAGTTACAACCAGAGTTTCTCCAATCAACCTCACCAAGTAGAACAATCAGATCTCCAGCAAGAACAACTCCAGACAG TGGTTGGTACCTACCACGGTTCCCCGGACCAGAGTCACCAAGTGGCAGGAAACCACCAGCAGCCtccccagcagagcactggATTTCCCAGGAACAGCCAGCCTTACTACAACAGCCGGGGCGTGTCCCGGGGGGGATCCCGCGGGGCCCGGGGCCTCATGAACGGCTACAGGGGCCCAGCAAATGGATTCAGAg GGGGATACGATGGCTACCGTCCTTCCTTTTCCAACACTCCAAACAGTGGCTACACACAGCCCCAGTTCAATGCTCCTCGGGATTACTCAAACTACCAGAGG GATGGATATCAACAAAATTTCAAACGTGGCTCTGGACAAAGTGGACCTCGGGGAGCTCCTAGAG GTCGTGGAGGGCCCCCCAGACCAAACAGAGGGATGCCTCAGATGAACGCTCAGCAAGTGAATTAA
- the CAPRIN1 gene encoding caprin-1 isoform X1 — MPSATNSTMASSTTGSTTGKAGPGSEAAPAAAAPQAAAGVNITTVQTEAMKQILGVIDKKLRNLEKKKSKLDDYQERMNKGERLNQDQLDAVSKYQEVTNNLEFAKELQRSFMALSQDIQKTIKKTARREQLMREEAEQKRLKTVLELQFILEKLGDDEVRSDLKQGSNGVPVLTEEELTMLDEFYKLVYPERDMNVRLNEQYEQASVHLWDLLEGKEKPVCGTTYKALKEIVERILQTSYFDSTHNHQNGLCEEEEAAPAPAVEDAAAEAEPDPAEEFTEPTEVESTEYVNRQFMAETQFSSSEKEQVDEWTVETVEVVNSLQQQTQATSPPVPEPHALTAVAQADPLVRRQRVQDLMAQMQGPYNFMQDSMLEFENQTLDPAIVSAQPMNPAQSLDMPQMVCPPVHAESRLAQPTQVPVQPEATQVPLVSSTSEGYTASQPMYQPSHTAEQRPQKESIDQIQASMSLNADQTPSSSSLPTASQPQVFQAGSSKPLHSSGINVNAAPFQSMQTVFNMNAPVPPVNEPETLKQQNQYQASYNQSFSNQPHQVEQSDLQQEQLQTVVGTYHGSPDQSHQVAGNHQQPPQQSTGFPRNSQPYYNSRGVSRGGSRGARGLMNGYRGPANGFRGGYDGYRPSFSNTPNSGYTQPQFNAPRDYSNYQRDGYQQNFKRGSGQSGPRGAPRGRGGPPRPNRGMPQMNAQQVN; from the exons agCAAACTTGATGATTACCAGGAACGAATGAACAAGGGAGAACGTCTGAATCAAGATCAACTG gatgcagTGTCAAAGTACCAGGAAGTGACAAATAATCTGGAATTTGCTAAGGAACTGCAGAGGAGTTTTATGGCTCTGAGCCAAGAT ATCCAGAAAACAATAAAGAAGACAGCTCGCAGGGAGCAGCTGATGCGAGAGGAGGCCGAGCAGAAGCGTTTAAAGacggtgctggagctgcagttcATTCTGGAGAAGCTGGGGGACGATGAAGTGCGCAGCGACCTCAAACAGGGATCCAACGGGGTGCCAGTGCTGACAGAGGAGGAGCTGACAATGCTGGATGAGTTCTATAAGCTGGTTTACCCTGAACGAGACATGAACGTGAG gttGAATGAGCAGTATGAGCAAGCATCTGTTCACCTGTGGGACTTactggaagggaaggaaaaaccaGTTTGTGGAACAACCT ATAAAGCACTGAAGGAGATTGTTGAACGCATCCTTCAGACCAGTTACTTTGACAGCACCCACAACCACCAGAATGGGCtgtgtgaggaagaggaggcagcaCCTGCACCTGCAGTAGAAGAcgctgcagcagaggctg aacCTGATCCAGCAGAAGAATTTACTGAGCCAACTGAAGTTGAATCAACTGAG tatgtaAACAGACAATTCATGGCAGAGACTCAGTTCAGCAGTAGTGAGAAGGAACAGGTAGATGAGTGGACAGTTGAAACGGTTGAG GTTGTAAATTCCCTGCAGCAACAGACACAGGCGACGTCTCCTCCCGTCCCGGAACCTCACGCACTCACTGCTGTGGCTCAGGCAGACCCCCTGGTCAGGAGACAGCGAGTACAGGACCTCATGGCACAGATGCAGGGCCCCTACAACTTCATGCAG gacTCGATGCTGGAATTTGAGAACCAAACGCTTGATCCTGCCATTGTATCTGCACAGCCCATGAACCCAGCCCAGAGTTTGGACATGCCCCAAATGGTTTGCCCTCCAG TTCATGCTGAGTCAAGACTTGCCCAGCCTACCCAAGTTCCTGTGCAACCAGAAGCTACACAG GTTCCCTTGGTTTCTTCTACAAGTGAGGGATATACAGCTTCCCAACCCATGTATCAGCCTTCTCACACAGCAGAGCAACGGCCACAGAAAGAATCAATTGACCAGATTCAG GCTTCCATGTCCCTGAATGCAGACCAGACCCCATCCTCATCATCACTTCCCACTGCATCCCAGCCACAGGTGTTCCAGGCTGGATCCAGCAAGCCTTTGCATAGCAGCGGAATCAACGTCAATGCAGCTCCATTCCAATCCATGCAAACA GTATTCAACATGAATGCACCTGTTCCTCCTGTGAATGAGCCAGAAACCCTTAAGCAGCAAAACCAATACCAGGCCAGTTACAACCAGAGTTTCTCCAATCAACCTCACCAAGTAGAACAATCAGATCTCCAGCAAGAACAACTCCAGACAG TGGTTGGTACCTACCACGGTTCCCCGGACCAGAGTCACCAAGTGGCAGGAAACCACCAGCAGCCtccccagcagagcactggATTTCCCAGGAACAGCCAGCCTTACTACAACAGCCGGGGCGTGTCCCGGGGGGGATCCCGCGGGGCCCGGGGCCTCATGAACGGCTACAGGGGCCCAGCAAATGGATTCAGAg GGGGATACGATGGCTACCGTCCTTCCTTTTCCAACACTCCAAACAGTGGCTACACACAGCCCCAGTTCAATGCTCCTCGGGATTACTCAAACTACCAGAGG GATGGATATCAACAAAATTTCAAACGTGGCTCTGGACAAAGTGGACCTCGGGGAGCTCCTAGAG GTCGTGGAGGGCCCCCCAGACCAAACAGAGGGATGCCTCAGATGAACGCTCAGCAAGTGAATTAA